A portion of the Choristoneura fumiferana chromosome 20, NRCan_CFum_1, whole genome shotgun sequence genome contains these proteins:
- the LOC141439328 gene encoding fibroblast growth factor receptor homolog 1-like isoform X1: MTRAAIAFWREMSIAVTFVLLAMACESSARDIILDETYSVIEAASGESLRLMCGLKPRSQIQSIRWYRDGQPLDPRGRLMQQRQWLRIKGFRAKDAGVYSCINESDKSKQYNVTIKHRPDAFSIEEYQADVDVESLPAQAASLVENNTIEENGTNNKTTKRNVPKVHDINKDVDDEEKEKDHVSGHVDATQKQFAPRFKHPSKMYSMDMKPAGSTIRLKCAADGNPTPNITWFKNNGTILRSYFQPSYGKWSMTLDELTKTDNGNYTCLVCNELGCIDHTVVLHIQERYPSKPYIKEGYPGNKTVVVNDTAQLACPPVSDLEPYLTWIKPYDNFTVKDGEVGPNELPIPPGIEIETEDPNDKQEMLTIFNVTKEDEGWYVCVAMNTLGKTTAKGYLTVLESLPVTAVPDHGKHTLLINILTAVLGAMFFVAAIIVVMIFKKLKREKIKKQLAIETARAVIVTHWTKKVTVEKPQIDGTPISAEEALLMPVVKIEKQKLSQVQGNTSDSMMMSEYELPVDVDWEVPRETLSVGKILGEGEFGKVVKAECVGILKPGVQSVVAVKMLKEGHTDAEMMALVSEMEMMKMIGKHVNIINLLGCCTQDGPLYVIVEYAPNGNLREFLRNHRPGGNRYECPTDDLKDRNTLTQKDLVSFSYQVARGMEYLASRRCIHRDLAARNVLVSDDCVLKIADFGLAKDVQSNDYYRKKTEGRLPVRWMAPESLYHKVFTTQTDVWSFGVLLWEIMTLGGTPYPTVAGQYMYQHLSAGHRMEKPPCCSLEIYMIMRECWSFSPGNRPSFAELVDDLDKILTVTANQEYLDLGLPQLDTPLSSYDGSGDEESDSEYPFINN; this comes from the exons ATGAAACATACTCCGTGATAGAAGCGGCATCAGGCGAGAGCCTTCGGCTGATGTGTGGTCTGAAGCCCCGTAGTCAGATACAGAGTATCCGGTGGTACAGAGACGGGCAGCCATTGGACCCGCGCGGGCGCCTCATGCAACAACGACAGTG GTTACGAATAAAAGGTTTCCGTGCCAAAGACGCTGGCGTGTACTCCTGTATCAACGAGTCTGACAAATCAAAGCAGTACAACGTCACCATCAAGCATAGGCCAGACGCTTTCAGTATAGAAG AATACCAAGCTGACGTCGACGTCGAAAGTCTCCCGGCACAAGCAGCATCACTTGTTGAAAATAATACCATCGAAGAAAATggaacaaataataaaaccacCAAACGAAATGTTCCTAAAGTCCACGACATTAATAAAGATGTTGATGATGAAGAAAAAGAGAAAGATCATGTATCTGGCCACGTGGATGCTACACAGAAACAGTTTGCTCCTAGATTTAAACATCCATCCAAAATGTACAGTATGGATATGAAACCAGCTGGAAGCACGATCAGACTGAAATGTGCTGCTGATG GTAATCCGACACCAAACATAActtggtttaaaaataacggcaCGATATTAAGAAGTTATTTCCAACCAAGTTACGGAAAATGGTCAATGACACTCGATGAACTGACTAAAACCGACAACGGGAACTACACTTGTCTAGTCTGTAACGAGCTAGGCTGTATCGATCATACAGTTGTACTTCACATACAGG AACGCTACCCATCGAAGCCCTACATCAAGGAAGGGTATCCCGGCAATAAAACGGTTGTGGTCAATGACACAGCACAATTGGCTTGTCCTCCTGTGTCCGATCTGGAACCTTATTTGACCTGGATAAAACCTTACGATAATTTCACCGTGAAAGACGGGGAGGTTGGACCGAACGAACTGCCTATACCGCCGGGAATCGAAATCGAG ACCGAAGACCCGAATGATAAACAAGAGATGCTAACTATATTTAACGTTACTAAAGAAGACGAAGGCTGGTATGTCTGTGTTGCCATGAATACTTTGGGAAAAACGACTGCAAAAGGATACCTTACTGTCCTAGAAT cattACCAGTTACAGCTGTACCAGATCACGGAAAGCACACGCTACTCATCAATATCTTGACAGCTGTTCTCGGAGCCATGTTTTTCGTGGCTGCCATCATTGTGGTGATGATCTTTAAAAAGCTTAAACGAGAGAAGATTAAGAAGCAGTTAGCTATAGAGACAGCGAGAGCGGTAATAGTAACGCACTGGACGAAGAAAGTGACAGTAGAGAAACCACAGATTGATGGCACGCCGATCAGCGCTGAAGAGGCTTTG TTAATGCCAGTAGtgaaaatagaaaaacaaaagctTTCTCAAGTACAAGGCAACACGAGCGACTCAATGATGATGTCAGAGTACGAGTTACCGGTCGATGTTGACTGGGAAGTTCCCAGAGAAACATTGTCTGTAGGCAAAATATTAGGGGAGGGCGAATTTGGAAAAGTGGTAAAGGCAGAATGCGTTGGGATATTGAAGCCGGGCGTGCAGTCGGTGGTAGCAGTCAAAATGTTAAAAG AGGGACACACAGACGCCGAAATGATGGCACTAGTCTCTGAAATGGAGATGATGAAAATGATCGGAAAGCATGTGAACATCATCAATCTTCTGGGCTGCTGTACCCAAGACGGCCCTCTCTACGTCATTGTGGAGTACGCACCAAACGGAAATCTTAGAGAATTCCTAAGAAACCACAGGCCAGGTGGTAACAG gtatGAATGTCCAACCGATGACCTGAAGGATAGAAATACTTTGACCCAAAAGGATTTGGTATCGTTCTCCTATCAGGTTGCAAGAGGGATGGAGTATTTAGCATCAAGAAGA TGCATCCATCGGGATTTAGCTGCTCGCAATGTCCTCGTATCAGACGACTGCGTGCTTAAAATTGCCGACTTTGGTCTCGCAAAAGACGTGCAGAGCAACGACTATTACAGGAAAAAGACTGAAGGAAGACTGCCTGTGCGGTGGATGGCACCAGAGTCTCTGTATCATAAAGTTTTCACCACGCAGACTGACGT CTGGTCATTCGGCGTGCTGTTGTGGGAGATCATGACGCTGGGAGGGACACCCTATCCAACCGTGGCAGGACAGTATATGTACCAACATCTGAGCGCGGGACATCGGATGGAGAAACCGCCTTGTTGTAGTCTTGAAAT TTATATGATAATGCGGGAGTGCTGGTCCTTTTCCCCGGGCAACCGGCCGTCGTTCGCCGAGCTGGTGGACGACTTGGACAAGATTCTAACAGTCACTGCAAACCAAGAGTACCTGGATCTTGGTTTGCCTCAGCTGGATACACCTCTGTCCAGCTACGACGGCTCTGGTGACGAAGAGAGCGACAGCGAATATCCCTTTATCAACAACTAA
- the LOC141439328 gene encoding fibroblast growth factor receptor homolog 1-like isoform X2, protein MTRAAIAFWREMSIAVTFVLLAMACESSARDIILDETYSVIEAASGESLRLMCGLKPRSQIQSIRWYRDGQPLDPRGRLMQQRQWLRIKGFRAKDAGVYSCINESDKSKQYNVTIKHRPDAFSIEEYQADVDVESLPAQAASLVENNTIEENGTNNKTTKRNVPKVHDINKDVDDEEKEKDHVSGHVDATQKQFAPRFKHPSKMYSMDMKPAGSTIRLKCAADGNPTPNITWFKNNGTILRSYFQPSYGKWSMTLDELTKTDNGNYTCLVCNELGCIDHTVVLHIQERLYAKPVLTRAAENQTVLVGETAKFSCEFLSDMHPSVYWMYFRKYEHIYNYNDTNEEIDSNRIMSTEDPNDKQEMLTIFNVTKEDEGWYVCVAMNTLGKTTAKGYLTVLESLPVTAVPDHGKHTLLINILTAVLGAMFFVAAIIVVMIFKKLKREKIKKQLAIETARAVIVTHWTKKVTVEKPQIDGTPISAEEALLMPVVKIEKQKLSQVQGNTSDSMMMSEYELPVDVDWEVPRETLSVGKILGEGEFGKVVKAECVGILKPGVQSVVAVKMLKEGHTDAEMMALVSEMEMMKMIGKHVNIINLLGCCTQDGPLYVIVEYAPNGNLREFLRNHRPGGNRYECPTDDLKDRNTLTQKDLVSFSYQVARGMEYLASRRCIHRDLAARNVLVSDDCVLKIADFGLAKDVQSNDYYRKKTEGRLPVRWMAPESLYHKVFTTQTDVWSFGVLLWEIMTLGGTPYPTVAGQYMYQHLSAGHRMEKPPCCSLEIYMIMRECWSFSPGNRPSFAELVDDLDKILTVTANQEYLDLGLPQLDTPLSSYDGSGDEESDSEYPFINN, encoded by the exons ATGAAACATACTCCGTGATAGAAGCGGCATCAGGCGAGAGCCTTCGGCTGATGTGTGGTCTGAAGCCCCGTAGTCAGATACAGAGTATCCGGTGGTACAGAGACGGGCAGCCATTGGACCCGCGCGGGCGCCTCATGCAACAACGACAGTG GTTACGAATAAAAGGTTTCCGTGCCAAAGACGCTGGCGTGTACTCCTGTATCAACGAGTCTGACAAATCAAAGCAGTACAACGTCACCATCAAGCATAGGCCAGACGCTTTCAGTATAGAAG AATACCAAGCTGACGTCGACGTCGAAAGTCTCCCGGCACAAGCAGCATCACTTGTTGAAAATAATACCATCGAAGAAAATggaacaaataataaaaccacCAAACGAAATGTTCCTAAAGTCCACGACATTAATAAAGATGTTGATGATGAAGAAAAAGAGAAAGATCATGTATCTGGCCACGTGGATGCTACACAGAAACAGTTTGCTCCTAGATTTAAACATCCATCCAAAATGTACAGTATGGATATGAAACCAGCTGGAAGCACGATCAGACTGAAATGTGCTGCTGATG GTAATCCGACACCAAACATAActtggtttaaaaataacggcaCGATATTAAGAAGTTATTTCCAACCAAGTTACGGAAAATGGTCAATGACACTCGATGAACTGACTAAAACCGACAACGGGAACTACACTTGTCTAGTCTGTAACGAGCTAGGCTGTATCGATCATACAGTTGTACTTCACATACAGG agCGTTTGTACGCCAAGCCCGTCCTAACGCGTGCCGCCGAAAACCAAACCGTGTTGGTCGGTGAAACAGCCAAATTCAGTTGCGAATTTCTCTCTGACATGCACCCTTCCGTCTACTGGatgtattttagaaaatacgAGCACATTTACAACTATAATGACACCAATGAAGAGATCGATAGTAATAGGATTATGTCG ACCGAAGACCCGAATGATAAACAAGAGATGCTAACTATATTTAACGTTACTAAAGAAGACGAAGGCTGGTATGTCTGTGTTGCCATGAATACTTTGGGAAAAACGACTGCAAAAGGATACCTTACTGTCCTAGAAT cattACCAGTTACAGCTGTACCAGATCACGGAAAGCACACGCTACTCATCAATATCTTGACAGCTGTTCTCGGAGCCATGTTTTTCGTGGCTGCCATCATTGTGGTGATGATCTTTAAAAAGCTTAAACGAGAGAAGATTAAGAAGCAGTTAGCTATAGAGACAGCGAGAGCGGTAATAGTAACGCACTGGACGAAGAAAGTGACAGTAGAGAAACCACAGATTGATGGCACGCCGATCAGCGCTGAAGAGGCTTTG TTAATGCCAGTAGtgaaaatagaaaaacaaaagctTTCTCAAGTACAAGGCAACACGAGCGACTCAATGATGATGTCAGAGTACGAGTTACCGGTCGATGTTGACTGGGAAGTTCCCAGAGAAACATTGTCTGTAGGCAAAATATTAGGGGAGGGCGAATTTGGAAAAGTGGTAAAGGCAGAATGCGTTGGGATATTGAAGCCGGGCGTGCAGTCGGTGGTAGCAGTCAAAATGTTAAAAG AGGGACACACAGACGCCGAAATGATGGCACTAGTCTCTGAAATGGAGATGATGAAAATGATCGGAAAGCATGTGAACATCATCAATCTTCTGGGCTGCTGTACCCAAGACGGCCCTCTCTACGTCATTGTGGAGTACGCACCAAACGGAAATCTTAGAGAATTCCTAAGAAACCACAGGCCAGGTGGTAACAG gtatGAATGTCCAACCGATGACCTGAAGGATAGAAATACTTTGACCCAAAAGGATTTGGTATCGTTCTCCTATCAGGTTGCAAGAGGGATGGAGTATTTAGCATCAAGAAGA TGCATCCATCGGGATTTAGCTGCTCGCAATGTCCTCGTATCAGACGACTGCGTGCTTAAAATTGCCGACTTTGGTCTCGCAAAAGACGTGCAGAGCAACGACTATTACAGGAAAAAGACTGAAGGAAGACTGCCTGTGCGGTGGATGGCACCAGAGTCTCTGTATCATAAAGTTTTCACCACGCAGACTGACGT CTGGTCATTCGGCGTGCTGTTGTGGGAGATCATGACGCTGGGAGGGACACCCTATCCAACCGTGGCAGGACAGTATATGTACCAACATCTGAGCGCGGGACATCGGATGGAGAAACCGCCTTGTTGTAGTCTTGAAAT TTATATGATAATGCGGGAGTGCTGGTCCTTTTCCCCGGGCAACCGGCCGTCGTTCGCCGAGCTGGTGGACGACTTGGACAAGATTCTAACAGTCACTGCAAACCAAGAGTACCTGGATCTTGGTTTGCCTCAGCTGGATACACCTCTGTCCAGCTACGACGGCTCTGGTGACGAAGAGAGCGACAGCGAATATCCCTTTATCAACAACTAA